One window of the Rosa rugosa chromosome 3, drRosRugo1.1, whole genome shotgun sequence genome contains the following:
- the LOC133738962 gene encoding O-fucosyltransferase 16 — translation MAPLRRRHHYYHRFRYLIPLISAVSGALLILFAVLFLFLAPTPFDVHQRQNDRVDDAIGDTVVFRVPSRGGRRSSDRDLWTSRNANLYYGCSDASKKFPKVEDVTHPNRYLAIATSGGLNQQRTGITDAVVAARILNASLVVPKLDQKSFWKDASEFSEIFDVDYFISYLSKDVKIIKQLPRKGGKTWTPYNMRVPRKCSEKCYQTRLVPVLLKKHAVQLTKFDYRLANRLGTDLQKLRCRVNYHALKFTEPIRKMGEKLVHRMRMKSKHYITLHLRFEPDMLAFSGCYYGGGDRERKELGAIRKRWKTLHISNPDKPRRHGRCPLTPEEVGLMLRALGYGSDVHIYVASGEVYGGEDTLAPLKALFPNFYSKETIATKEELEPFYSFSSRMAALDFIVCDESDVFVTNNNGNMAKILAGRRRYFGHKPTIRPNAKKLYRLFLSKENTTWEAFASSVRTYQRGFMGEPHEGRPGRGGFHENPSTCICENSQAKVKRDVEPRKYGKGSNVTRKDEVEVDVQDSEDDPEWPDSDEDEDLSVPLENDHFNRTTEDYDTVNSEEPELEELISD, via the exons ATGGCGCCACTGCGGCGGCGCCACCACTACTACCACCGCTTCCGGTACCTTATTCCTCTCATTTCCGCCGTCTCCGGCGCGCTTCTCATCCTCTTCGCCGTTCTCTTCTTGTTCCTCGCTCCTACTCCTTTCGATGTTCATCAACGTCAG AATGATCGGGTCGACGATGCGATTGGAGATACAGTAGTGTTTCGCGTCCCG AGCCGTGGCGGACGAAGATCCTCCGATCGTGATCTTTGGACTTCTAGGAATGCGAATCTCTACTATGGATGCAGCGATGCCAGCAAGAAGTTTCCGA AAGTTGAAGATGTCACGCATCCTAATAGGTATTTGGCAATTGCAACAAGTGGAGGCTTGAATCAACAAAGAACCGGG ATTACAGATGCTGTTGTTGCTGCTCGCATACTGAATGCTAGTCTTGTTGTTCCAAAGTTGGACCAGAAGTCTTTCTGGAAGGATGCGAG TGAGTTTTCAGAAATCTTTGATGTTGATTATTTTATATCATATCTGTCGAAAGATGTTAAAATCATTAAGCAACTCCCAAGAAAGGGTGGTAAAACATGGACTCCATACAATATGCGTGTCCCAAGGAAGTGTAGTGAAAAATGTTATCAGACTCGTCTAGTACCTGTTCTTTTGAAAAAGCAT GCTGTTCAGCTCACAAAGTTTGATTACAGACTTGCAAACAGGTTGGGTACAGATTTGCAAAAATTGAGATGCAGAGTGAATTATCATGCTTTAAAGTTTACTGAGCCAATACGGAAAATGGGTGAAAAGTTGGTTCATCGAATGAGGATGAAAAGCAAGCACTATATCACATTGCACCTGAG GTTTGAACCTGATATGCTTGCATTCTCTGGATGCTATTATGGTGGAGGAGACAGAGAAAGGAAAGAACTTGGTGCAATACGGAAGAGGTGGAAGACGTTACAT ATAAGCAACCCTGATAAGCCAAGGAGGCATGGGAGATGTCCCCTTACTCCAGAAGAAGTTGGTCTGATGTTGAGAGCACTTGGTTATGGCAGTGATGTTCATATTTATGTGGCATCAGGGGAAGTGTATGGTGGGGAAGACACGTTGGCGCCCCTTAAAGCACTATTTCCCAACTTCTATTCAAAAGAGACAATAGCAACCAAAGAGGAGTTGGAACCATTCTATTCATTTTCTTCTCGCATGGCTGCTCTTGATTTTATAGTTTGTGATGAAAGTGATGTTTTTGTCACTAACAACAATGGTAATATGGCCAAAATATTAGCTGGACGAAG GAGATATTTTGGGCATAAGCCTACTATTCGTCCAAATGCTAAAAAACTTTATCGATTGTTCTTGAGCAAAGAGAACACAACTTGGGAAGCTTTTGCATCTAGTGTTCGTACTTACCAGAGAGGCTTTATGGGTGAGCCACATGAAGGGAGGCCAGGCAGGGGTGGGTTTCATGAGAACCCATCCACCTGCATATGTGAAAATTCTCAGGCTAAAGTCAAGAGAGATGTGGAACCTAGAAAATACGGCAAGGGTAGTAATGTAACAAGAAAAGATGAAGTAGAAGTCGATGTCCAAGACTCGGAAGATGATCCAGAATGGCCCGACTCTGATGAGGATGAAGATCTAAGTGTCCCGCTGGAGAATGATCACTTTAACAGAACTACAGAGGATTATGATACAGTAAACTCAGAGGAACCTGAATTGGAGGAGCTTATTTCTGACTAG
- the LOC133738158 gene encoding uncharacterized protein LOC133738158: MYSLTVKPSFLLVPKSSSSSSAYSWVGSSSSTVSFPIKTKSRGSRISLRIAAYDSSKNNDGLNSGDSKPPNGTVPKSRRDILLEYVKNVQPEFMELFVKRAPQQVVDAMRQTVTNMIGTLPPQFFTVTVSTVAENLAQLMYSIMMTGYMFQNAQYRLELQQSLEPVALPEGQEKKDAPEYAPGTQKTNVSGEVIRWNNVSGPEKIDAKKYIELLEAEIEELNNEVGRKSANGQNELLEYLKSLEPQNLKELTSTAGDDVVVAMDTFIKRLLAASDPSQMKASVTSTTAPELAKLLYWLMVVGYSLRNIEVRFDMERVLGNPPKLAELPPGENV; encoded by the exons ATGTATTCCTTGACGGTGAAGCCCTCTTTTCTTCTTGTACCaaaatcatcatcttcttcatctgcTTATTCTTGGGTtgggtcttcttcttctacgGTTAGTTTCCCAATAAAGACCAAAAGCAGGGGCAGCAGAATCAGTTTGAGAATTGCGGCTTACGATTCTTCCAAGAACAACGATGGGCTCAACTCCGGTGATTCCAAACCTCCCAACGGCACTGTG CCAAAGAGCAGGAGGGATATACTTTTGGAGTATGTAAAAAATGTGCAGCCTGAATTTATGGAGCTGTTTGTAAAGAGAGCACCCCAGCag GTGGTTGATGCAATGCGCCAAACTGTGACAAATATGATTGGAACACTACCCCCACAATTTTTTACAGTCACAGTGTCCACA GTTGCCGAAAATCTTGCACAACTTATGTACAGTATCATGATGACTGGATATATGTTTCAAAATGCACAGTACAGGTTGGAACTGCAGCAAAGTTTAGAGCCAGTTGCTCTTCCTGAAGGGCAAGAGAAAaag GATGCACCAGAGTATGCACCTGGTACACAGAAGACGAATGTGTCAGGGGAAGTTATTAGGTGGAATAATGTTTCTGGCCCTGAGAAAATAGATGCTAAGAAGTACATAGAGTTACTTGAAGCAGAGATTGAGGAATTGAATAATGAAGTTGGTAGGAAATCTGCAAATGGACAAAATGAATTGTTGGAGTATCTCAAGTCTCTCGAGCCCCAAAATTTAAAG GAGTTGACTAGTACTGCTGGAGACGATGTTGTGGTTGCAATGGATACATTCATCAAGCGGCTTTTGGCTGCTTCAGATCCTAGCCAAATGAAG GCTAGTGTAACATCAACAACTGCACCAGAACTTGCAAAGCTGCTTTATTGGCTAATGGTAGTCGGATATAGTCTTCGCAACATTGAAGTTCGTTTTGATATGGAACGAGTACTTGGGAATCCTCCAAAGCTCGCAGAATTGCCTCCAGGTGAAAATGTTTAA
- the LOC133740576 gene encoding pentatricopeptide repeat-containing protein At1g76280 isoform X1: MNLQIQIVKALKLGKRGEASNLLLSLGQGNDIKGADDFVHILQYCATSPDPLFVMEAWTIMDEKEISLNSLCSALMVEALCNGGYLEEALKLINFLKESHGIYPVLHVYNTFLKACTKMQSMVYANQCLELMERQKVGKNEVTYALLLKLAVWQQNLSVAHELWKDYIKHYSLSIIPLQKFLLSFSKLGDLKSACKTLQYMVALVIRGKASVNKSIKGKLYSSRLDIPIPLNCELGLKKLNLEENEQSISSRYCENLDGHVVSADQCTSFGLGFGETKSVPADGLNIDISTPVMELLRRSFTNLIYACAELRNGGLAEQLVLQMQKLGFQINSHVYDGLIRAIVPERGFSSGMEILKSMQQRNLKPYDRTLATLSIGCSKALELGLAETLLDQISVYSHPHAFNAFLAACDIRDQPENAVRMLAKMKHLQVTPNIWTYEQLFSLFGNVNAPYEEGNMLSQVDAAKRIKAIEMDMANYGIQHSFVSMNNLLKALGAEGMTRELIHYLHVAENLFCRNHIYLGTPIYNTVLHSLVESEESQVAIKMFKNMKSCGVPADAATYTIMIKCCKILRCYRSACALVSMMLRDGFYPLTITYTALIKTLLGDDIIDEALNLLDQASSEGNKLDTLVFNTILRKACEKELIDVVEFLVEWMHQDKIRPDSGTCSSVFTAYTNCGFYSTAMEALQVLSMRIICDEDGSWSEKTKFEDDYIFAEDKGAESRIIQHFKDSKEDLAVALLNLRWCAVLGFPISWLPDQSPWAKRLSTNYTARIGAT; this comes from the exons ATGAATTTGCAGATACAAATTGTTAAGGCTCTGAAATTGGGTAAAAGAGGCGAAGCCTCCAATCTTCTTTTGAGTCTAGGCCAGGGAAATGACATCAAAGGAGCTGATGATTTCGTGCATATTCTACAGTACTGTGCCACGTCACCTGATCCTTTG TTTGTCATGGAAGCTTGGACAATAATGGATGAGAAAGAGATTAGTCTGAATAGCCTTTGCTCCGCGCTTATGGTGGAAGCTCTATGTAATGGAGGATACTTGGAGGAG GCattaaaattgataaattttctTAAAGAAAGTCATGGTATCTATCCGGTTCTACATGTCTACAACACTTTTTTGAAAGCTTGTACCAAAATGCAAAGTATGGTTTATGCCAATCAGTGTTTGGAATTGATGGAGCGACAAAAGGTGGGGAAGAATGAAGTTACATATGCACTGCTTCTCAAG CTTGCAGTTTGGCAACAAAACCTGTCTGTAGCCCATGAACTTTGGAAGGACTATATCAAACACTACAGTCTGAGCATTATCCCTCTGCAAAAGTTTCTTTTGTCCTTTAGTAAGTTGGGAGATTTAAAATCTGCATGCAAGACATTGCAATATATGGTGGCTTTAGTCATCAGGGGAAAGGCTTCTGTTAATAAATCTATTAAGGGAAAGTTGTATTCTTCAAGATTGGACATTCCTATACCTTTGAACTGTGAATTAGGCTTGAAGAAACTTAATTTGGAGGAGAATGAACAGTCTATCTCTTCCAGATACTGCGAGAATTTGGATGGCCATGTTGTTAGTGCGGATCAATGCACTAGTTTTGGCTTGGGTTTTGGAGAAACTAAGAGTGTTCCAGCGGATGGTCTTAATATTGATATAAGTACTCCTGTTATGGAGCTTTTGAGACGTTCGTTCACGAACTTGATATATGCTTGTGCAGAATTAAGAAATGGTGGCCTGGCTGAGCAGTTAGTCCTACAG ATGCAAAAATTGGGGTTTCAAATAAATAGCCATGTGTATGATGGCTTAATCAGAGCAATTGTTCCAGAAAGAGGTTTCAGCAGTGGGATGGAAATT TTGAAAAGTATGCAGCAGAGAAATTTGAAGCCATATGATCGCACTCTTGCAACCCTTTCAATAGGTTGTAGCAAGGCATTAGAATTGGGTTTAGCTGAGACTCTGCTGGATCAAATATCTGTGTATTCACATCCACATGCTTTTAATGCTTTTCTTGCAGCATGTGACATTAGG GATCAACCTGAAAATGCCGTGCGGATGCTAGCTAAAATGAAACATCTACAAGTCACGCCAAATATATGGACATATGAGCAGCTGTTTTCCTTATTTGGTAACGTGAATGCCCCATATGAAGAGGGCAACATGTTGTCACAGGTAGATGCTGCTAAACGGATTAAAGCTATAGAAATGGATATGGCGAACTATGGCATTCAGCACAGTTTTGTGTCAATGAATAACTTG CTGAAAGCCCTTGGAGCAGAAGGGATGACGAGAGAGCTGATCCATTATTTACATGTGGCGGAGAATCTTTTTTGTCGTAATCACATTTATCTGGGAACACCTATCTATAATACGGTGTTGCATTCACTTGTTGAGAGTGAGGAA AGCCAAGTGGCAATTAAGATGTTTAAAAACATGAAGTCATGTGGTGTCCCGGCAGATGCTGCAACTTATACTATAATGATTAAGTGTTGTAAAATTCTCAGATGTTATAGATCTGCTTGTGCATTGGTTTCTATGATGTTGCGAGATGGCTTTTACCCTCTAACAATAACTTACACTGCTCTCATAAAG ACTTTGTTGGGAGATGATATCATTGATGAAGCACTGAATCTTTTGGATCAAGCCAGCTCAGAAGGGAATAAACTTGATACTTTAGTTTTCAATACCATTCTTCGAAAAGCCTGTGAAAAG GAACTGATTGATGTAGTTGAGTTTCTTGTTGAGTGGATGCACCAAGACAAAATCCGGCCTGATTCGGGGACGTGCTCTTCTGTTTTCACTGCATATACGAACTGTGGTTTTTACAGCACAGCCATGGAAGCATTGCAGGTTTTGAGTATGCGTATAATATGTGACGAAGATGGAAGCTGGTCAGAAAAGACAAAATTTGAGGACGACTATATCTTTGCTGAAGACAAGGGAGCTGAATCCCGTATAATCCAGCATTTTAAAGATTCTAAAGAGGACTTGGCTGTTGCCCTACTGAATTTAAGATGGTGTGCGGTGCTTGGCTTCCCAATTTCTTGGTTGCCTGATCAAAGCCCGTGGGCAAAAAGACTCTCAACTAACTATACTGCCAGGATAGGAGCTACCTAA
- the LOC133740576 gene encoding pentatricopeptide repeat-containing protein At1g76280 isoform X2 produces MNAGRDVLWNGAESTPMNLQIQIVKALKLGKRGEASNLLLSLGQGNDIKGADDFVHILQYCATSPDPLFVMEAWTIMDEKEISLNSLCSALMVEALCNGGYLEEALKLINFLKESHGIYPVLHVYNTFLKACTKMQSMVYANQCLELMERQKVGKNEVTYALLLKLAVWQQNLSVAHELWKDYIKHYSLSIIPLQKFLLSFSKLGDLKSACKTLQYMVALVIRGKASVNKSIKGKLYSSRLDIPIPLNCELGLKKLNLEENEQSISSRYCENLDGHVVSADQCTSFGLGFGETKSVPADGLNIDISTPVMELLRRSFTNLIYACAELRNGGLAEQLVLQMQKLGFQINSHVYDGLIRAIVPERGFSSGMEILKSMQQRNLKPYDRTLATLSIGCSKALELGLAETLLDQISVYSHPHAFNAFLAACDIRDQPENAVRMLAKMKHLQVTPNIWTYEQLFSLFGNVNAPYEEGNMLSQVDAAKRIKAIEMDMANYGIQHSFVSMNNLLKALGAEGMTRELIHYLHVAENLFCRNHIYLGTPIYNTVLHSLVESEESQVAIKMFKNMKSCGVPADAATYTIMIKCCKILRCYRSACALVSMMLRDGFYPLTITYTALIKTLLGDDIIDEALNLLDQASSEGNKLDTLVFNTILRKACEKELIDVVEFLVEWMHQDKIRPDSGTCSSVFTAYTNCGFYSTAMEALQVLSMRIICDEDGSWSEKTKFEDDYIFAEDKGAESRIIQHFKDSKEDLAVALLNLRWCAVLGFPISWLPDQSPWAKRLSTNYTARIGAT; encoded by the exons ATGAATGCAGGTCGAGATGTTTTATGGAATGGAGCAGAATCAACTCCGATGAATTTGCAGATACAAATTGTTAAGGCTCTGAAATTGGGTAAAAGAGGCGAAGCCTCCAATCTTCTTTTGAGTCTAGGCCAGGGAAATGACATCAAAGGAGCTGATGATTTCGTGCATATTCTACAGTACTGTGCCACGTCACCTGATCCTTTG TTTGTCATGGAAGCTTGGACAATAATGGATGAGAAAGAGATTAGTCTGAATAGCCTTTGCTCCGCGCTTATGGTGGAAGCTCTATGTAATGGAGGATACTTGGAGGAG GCattaaaattgataaattttctTAAAGAAAGTCATGGTATCTATCCGGTTCTACATGTCTACAACACTTTTTTGAAAGCTTGTACCAAAATGCAAAGTATGGTTTATGCCAATCAGTGTTTGGAATTGATGGAGCGACAAAAGGTGGGGAAGAATGAAGTTACATATGCACTGCTTCTCAAG CTTGCAGTTTGGCAACAAAACCTGTCTGTAGCCCATGAACTTTGGAAGGACTATATCAAACACTACAGTCTGAGCATTATCCCTCTGCAAAAGTTTCTTTTGTCCTTTAGTAAGTTGGGAGATTTAAAATCTGCATGCAAGACATTGCAATATATGGTGGCTTTAGTCATCAGGGGAAAGGCTTCTGTTAATAAATCTATTAAGGGAAAGTTGTATTCTTCAAGATTGGACATTCCTATACCTTTGAACTGTGAATTAGGCTTGAAGAAACTTAATTTGGAGGAGAATGAACAGTCTATCTCTTCCAGATACTGCGAGAATTTGGATGGCCATGTTGTTAGTGCGGATCAATGCACTAGTTTTGGCTTGGGTTTTGGAGAAACTAAGAGTGTTCCAGCGGATGGTCTTAATATTGATATAAGTACTCCTGTTATGGAGCTTTTGAGACGTTCGTTCACGAACTTGATATATGCTTGTGCAGAATTAAGAAATGGTGGCCTGGCTGAGCAGTTAGTCCTACAG ATGCAAAAATTGGGGTTTCAAATAAATAGCCATGTGTATGATGGCTTAATCAGAGCAATTGTTCCAGAAAGAGGTTTCAGCAGTGGGATGGAAATT TTGAAAAGTATGCAGCAGAGAAATTTGAAGCCATATGATCGCACTCTTGCAACCCTTTCAATAGGTTGTAGCAAGGCATTAGAATTGGGTTTAGCTGAGACTCTGCTGGATCAAATATCTGTGTATTCACATCCACATGCTTTTAATGCTTTTCTTGCAGCATGTGACATTAGG GATCAACCTGAAAATGCCGTGCGGATGCTAGCTAAAATGAAACATCTACAAGTCACGCCAAATATATGGACATATGAGCAGCTGTTTTCCTTATTTGGTAACGTGAATGCCCCATATGAAGAGGGCAACATGTTGTCACAGGTAGATGCTGCTAAACGGATTAAAGCTATAGAAATGGATATGGCGAACTATGGCATTCAGCACAGTTTTGTGTCAATGAATAACTTG CTGAAAGCCCTTGGAGCAGAAGGGATGACGAGAGAGCTGATCCATTATTTACATGTGGCGGAGAATCTTTTTTGTCGTAATCACATTTATCTGGGAACACCTATCTATAATACGGTGTTGCATTCACTTGTTGAGAGTGAGGAA AGCCAAGTGGCAATTAAGATGTTTAAAAACATGAAGTCATGTGGTGTCCCGGCAGATGCTGCAACTTATACTATAATGATTAAGTGTTGTAAAATTCTCAGATGTTATAGATCTGCTTGTGCATTGGTTTCTATGATGTTGCGAGATGGCTTTTACCCTCTAACAATAACTTACACTGCTCTCATAAAG ACTTTGTTGGGAGATGATATCATTGATGAAGCACTGAATCTTTTGGATCAAGCCAGCTCAGAAGGGAATAAACTTGATACTTTAGTTTTCAATACCATTCTTCGAAAAGCCTGTGAAAAG GAACTGATTGATGTAGTTGAGTTTCTTGTTGAGTGGATGCACCAAGACAAAATCCGGCCTGATTCGGGGACGTGCTCTTCTGTTTTCACTGCATATACGAACTGTGGTTTTTACAGCACAGCCATGGAAGCATTGCAGGTTTTGAGTATGCGTATAATATGTGACGAAGATGGAAGCTGGTCAGAAAAGACAAAATTTGAGGACGACTATATCTTTGCTGAAGACAAGGGAGCTGAATCCCGTATAATCCAGCATTTTAAAGATTCTAAAGAGGACTTGGCTGTTGCCCTACTGAATTTAAGATGGTGTGCGGTGCTTGGCTTCCCAATTTCTTGGTTGCCTGATCAAAGCCCGTGGGCAAAAAGACTCTCAACTAACTATACTGCCAGGATAGGAGCTACCTAA
- the LOC133741488 gene encoding stemmadenine O-acetyltransferase-like — MEVQILSKEYIKPSSPTPPHINTYRFSLLDHVMPPVYVPMVLFYPPVSPLSTTRSERSQALKQSLSETLTRFYPLAGRIRDYLCIDCNDEGAYYIEADVKSHDLSEFLQHPDLSVLPKLLPTFNSLLDYTDLISNATTGLEGEGGADVVMIQVTNFACGGFVIGVFVSHMIVDGIAISNFLKAWAAATAQSLSGQSVHVLPDFDAATLFPPILDEQGKSTHPREATMRGLYRRFAKRGRCITNRFVFEASAVAKLKEQAATSSLQNPSRVEAVSAFIWKCATAAWKAKSGQSAPSLITHAVNLRRRAEPNFSQNCMGNFVCLAGAIANDHQREQELELSSLVSKMREATSKFNGDLVAKLQGQDGLATISKVFQDMAEAITLSTNGDDQVEMNFIGYTSIAYSGVYDADFGWGKPLWVVPVHEPCHEAFSVNVVRLMDTGEWGNNGFEAWISLAEEEMAMLQINQDLLAFASLNPSPLRLSQNTGS; from the coding sequence ATGGAGGTCCAAATACTGTCCAAGGAGTACATCAAGCCCTCTTCCCCAACGCCTCCACACATAAACACATACAGATTTTCCCTCTTGGATCACGTAATGCCTCCAGTTTATGTTCCTATGGTCTTGTTCTATCCTCCTGTTTCACCTCTCAGTACTACTAGAAGTGAAAGATCACAAGCACTAAAACAATCTCTCTCGGAAACCCTGACTCGCTTTTACCCACTAGCTGGTAGAATCAGAGACTACCTTTGCATCGACTGCAACGACGAAGGAGCTTATTACATAGAGGCCGATGTCAAGTCTCATGACCTCTCGGAGTTTCTGCAGCATCCTGACTTGTCAGTACTCCCTAAGCTTCTCCCAACTTTCAACAGTTTGCTTGATTACACTGATCTAATTTCAAATGCCACCACTGGCctagaaggagaaggaggagctGATGTAGTCATGATCCAAGTGACTAACTTTGCCTGCGGCGGGTTTGTGATTGGAGTGTTTGTTTCTCATATGATTGTTGATGGCATTGCCATCAGCAATTTTCTTAAAGCTTGGGCTGCAGCCACTGCACAGAGTCTATCAGGTCAGAGTGTTCATGTATTGCCTGATTTTGATGCTGCAACATTGTTCCCTCCTATTCTTGATGAACAAGGTAAGAGCACACACCCAAGAGAAGCAACCATGAGGGGATTGTACAGGCGTTTTGCCAAGAGAGGAAGGTGTATTACGAACAGATTTGTGTTTGAGGCCTCAGCTGTGGCCAAACTTAAAGAGCAAGCAGCAACATCATCATTACAAAATCCAAGTCGGGTGGAGGCAGTGTCAGCATTCATCTGGAAATGCGCCACGGCTGCTTGGAAGGCCAAGTCTGGTCAATCTGCACCGAGTTTGATAACCCACGCAGTGAATTTGCGCCGAAGAGCTGAGCCGAATTTTTCCCAAAATTGTATGGggaattttgtttgtttggcaGGTGCAATAGCAAATGATCATCAGAGAGAACAGGAGTTAGAGTTGTCAAGCTTGGTGAGCAAGATGAGGGAAGCAACATCGAAATTCAATGGTGACTTGGTGGCCAAGCTCCAAGGTCAAGATGGGTTAGCCACTATTAGTAAGGTTTTCCAAGACATGGCCGAGGCTATCACACTATCCACCAATGGGGATGATCAGGTGGAGATGAACTTTATTGGGTATACCAGCATTGCCTACTCTGGAGTGTATGATGCCGATTTCGGCTGGGGAAAGCCTCTGTGGGTCGTTCCAGTTCATGAGCCCTGTCACGAGGCCTTTTCGGTCAATGTGGTTCGTTTGATGGATACAGGAGAATGGGGAAACAATGGTTTTGAAGCTTGGATTTCTCTAGCTGAAGAAGAAATGGCAATGTTGCAAATCAATCAGGACTTGCTTGCTTTTGCTTCTCTCAATCCTAGTCCTCTCAGATTAAGCCAAAATACTGGGTCCTAG